One Candidatus Nitrososphaera evergladensis SR1 genomic window carries:
- a CDS encoding DNA-binding protein — protein sequence MSAPPPQQPNDEEIRRREAEAAAMRQRVLSVVLDPQARQRLTNIRLVKPDLATAVENYLINAASTGRLNRALSDDELKQILASLQQPKKEFKFDRR from the coding sequence ATGTCTGCTCCTCCACCACAACAACCAAACGACGAGGAGATAAGGAGGCGGGAGGCAGAGGCCGCCGCGATGCGCCAGCGCGTCTTGTCCGTTGTTTTAGACCCGCAAGCGCGGCAGCGCCTTACCAACATACGGCTGGTAAAACCAGACCTTGCAACCGCCGTTGAAAACTATTTGATAAACGCTGCGTCGACAGGCAGGCTCAACCGCGCCCTTTCAGACGACGAGCTGAAGCAGATTCTGGCGAGCCTGCAGCAGCCAAAGAAGGAGTTCAAGTTCGACCGGCGCTAA
- a CDS encoding 30S ribosomal protein S19e, translating to MAKVYDVPADELIAKLAEQLKKDKKIEPPAWSAFVKTGSHAEKIPQNRDWWYTRCASLLRKIYLHGPIGVSDLKVAYGGRKQIGYNLSHHKDAGGAIIRHAIQQLEAAGYVTKLPAKGRVVTSEGTKKLDRLATEIHKELVKAAPALQRYA from the coding sequence ATGGCCAAGGTTTACGATGTTCCGGCTGACGAGCTAATCGCCAAGCTGGCCGAACAGCTGAAGAAGGACAAAAAGATCGAGCCTCCAGCGTGGTCGGCATTTGTCAAGACAGGCTCTCACGCCGAAAAGATCCCGCAAAACAGGGACTGGTGGTACACCAGATGCGCTTCTCTTTTGAGAAAGATTTACCTTCACGGTCCAATAGGCGTTTCAGATCTCAAGGTGGCATACGGCGGTCGCAAGCAGATAGGCTACAACCTCTCGCACCACAAGGACGCAGGCGGAGCCATTATCAGGCACGCCATCCAGCAGCTTGAAGCCGCCGGGTACGTCACCAAGCTGCCGGCAAAGGGCAGGGTTGTGACAAGCGAGGGCACCAAAAAGCTTGACAGGCTGGCGACAGAGATCCACAAAGAGCTGGTCAAGGCTGCTCCGGCGCTCCAGCGCTATGCATAA
- a CDS encoding ribonuclease P protein component 4 has protein sequence MARERIEILVAGALKEQDAALASRRAHLAKKIAMRHRVRMPYEIRQLYCKKCKAFIVPGRTARVRVGRSGTKAVRVTCALCGHTYRKVISKSSHYKDL, from the coding sequence ATGGCAAGAGAGCGCATCGAGATCTTGGTAGCCGGCGCCCTGAAGGAGCAAGACGCCGCGCTTGCCAGCCGCCGGGCACATCTTGCAAAAAAAATAGCCATGCGCCACCGGGTGCGAATGCCCTATGAGATAAGGCAGCTGTACTGCAAGAAATGCAAAGCCTTCATAGTGCCGGGCAGGACAGCCAGAGTAAGGGTAGGCCGATCAGGAACAAAAGCCGTGCGCGTAACGTGCGCGCTGTGCGGGCACACGTACCGCAAGGTCATATCAAAAAGCAGCCACTATAAGGATTTATAA
- a CDS encoding ribosome biogenesis protein has protein sequence MPEEIASHPAVSSRARKLGCKAQETLLDRSYHHAAMKRLPDSGKRGRPDIVHFALMEALSTPLFIQGHLDVYVHTHGNMIISMAGGLRIPKSYFRFEGLMQGLFRDGVVKSDEGAVLMEMVKGTLAELIGEAKPGRVVGLSSAGVQSSAEQVVAKNDVDNCMFVIGGFPKGHFDDDTKALFNCTYSIEGMGLEAHVVIARILYECEKKKRKSSQAA, from the coding sequence GTGCCAGAGGAAATAGCCAGCCACCCGGCGGTGTCAAGCAGGGCAAGAAAGCTTGGCTGCAAAGCGCAGGAAACACTGCTTGACAGAAGCTACCATCATGCCGCCATGAAGCGCCTGCCGGATAGCGGCAAGCGCGGCAGGCCGGACATCGTGCATTTTGCCCTCATGGAGGCGCTTTCGACCCCACTCTTCATCCAAGGACATCTGGACGTGTACGTGCACACGCATGGCAACATGATAATTTCAATGGCAGGCGGCCTGCGCATCCCAAAATCGTATTTCCGCTTTGAGGGCCTCATGCAGGGCCTGTTCCGGGACGGCGTGGTAAAAAGCGACGAAGGTGCCGTGCTCATGGAGATGGTAAAGGGTACGCTTGCAGAGCTGATAGGAGAGGCCAAGCCGGGCAGGGTGGTCGGGCTGTCGTCGGCAGGGGTGCAGTCAAGCGCCGAGCAGGTAGTGGCGAAAAACGACGTGGACAACTGCATGTTCGTGATAGGCGGCTTTCCAAAGGGCCACTTTGACGACGATACAAAAGCATTGTTCAACTGCACTTATTCTATCGAGGGCATGGGACTTGAGGCCCACGTCGTCATCGCCAGGATATTGTACGAATGCGAAAAGAAAAAGAGAAAGTCTAGCCAGGCGGCTTGA
- a CDS encoding heme o synthase, producing MRQVSVGSKIKDYYEVTKPKIWYLLVFTTFGAALTASFYFDIPIEPMTWVLLIGGVTAGSAAAETLTGYIDRDIDAMMDRTKDRPIPSGRISPKNALAFGLILTAISLVMSWFVNIWAFSLMAFGLFDNVIVYSKWLKRRSQSNIILGGFSGGAPALIGYVAVTTQNLEIGLVMAGLVFLWIPTHIWSLALHIKKDYTKASVPMLPVVSSEKSSVRVIAGTTVMMVVFSLVPFFFGEFGLIYLTTAGVFGAVMLALSMWLLVKPTEKASWTVFKFSSPYLTALFIAFMVDAYYFKPPG from the coding sequence GTGAGGCAGGTTTCCGTAGGAAGCAAGATCAAGGATTACTATGAAGTGACCAAGCCCAAGATATGGTACCTCCTAGTCTTCACGACCTTTGGCGCAGCCCTCACGGCATCGTTTTACTTTGACATCCCGATAGAGCCGATGACCTGGGTTTTGCTTATCGGGGGCGTGACTGCCGGCTCGGCGGCCGCAGAAACGCTGACGGGGTACATCGACCGCGACATTGACGCCATGATGGACAGGACAAAGGACAGGCCGATCCCATCGGGCAGGATATCGCCGAAAAACGCCCTTGCATTTGGCCTCATCCTGACTGCAATATCCCTTGTCATGTCGTGGTTTGTCAACATCTGGGCGTTTTCGCTGATGGCCTTTGGCCTCTTTGACAACGTCATAGTCTACAGCAAGTGGCTCAAGAGGCGCAGCCAGTCAAACATCATACTGGGCGGATTTTCTGGAGGCGCGCCGGCGCTGATAGGCTACGTGGCGGTAACGACGCAGAACCTTGAGATCGGGCTTGTCATGGCCGGCCTCGTGTTCCTCTGGATACCTACCCACATCTGGAGCCTTGCGCTGCACATCAAAAAAGACTACACTAAGGCGAGCGTTCCGATGCTTCCGGTGGTGTCAAGCGAAAAGAGCTCTGTCAGGGTCATTGCCGGGACGACCGTGATGATGGTGGTGTTCAGCCTGGTGCCGTTCTTCTTTGGCGAATTTGGCCTCATCTATTTAACGACTGCCGGAGTGTTTGGCGCGGTGATGCTTGCGCTTTCCATGTGGCTCCTTGTCAAGCCCACTGAAAAAGCCTCGTGGACGGTGTTCAAGTTCTCAAGCCCATACCTGACGGCGCTTTTCATAGCGTTCATGGTAGACGCCTACTACTTCAAGCCGCCTGGCTAG
- a CDS encoding Lrp/AsnC family transcriptional regulator has product MGKIDDLDVKILSELAKDASISVPKLSKKININSSVVYSRIKRLVKKGLIKKFTIVINDEALGFNVKALTGINMDSKLRDNVLNELFKIPEVREVSEVTGRFDILVTMNAHSLDEMHQLISEKIGRVEGVQKTETFIEMRKTVRELAYPSSIEK; this is encoded by the coding sequence ATGGGGAAAATAGACGATCTCGATGTCAAAATTTTAAGTGAACTTGCCAAAGATGCCAGTATTTCTGTGCCCAAGCTATCCAAAAAAATCAACATCAACTCGTCCGTCGTGTACAGCAGGATAAAACGCCTTGTAAAGAAGGGACTTATCAAGAAATTCACCATAGTGATAAACGACGAGGCGCTCGGCTTTAACGTAAAGGCGTTGACGGGCATCAACATGGACTCAAAACTGCGCGACAACGTCCTGAACGAGCTCTTCAAGATCCCGGAGGTGCGCGAAGTCTCGGAAGTGACGGGCAGGTTTGACATCCTTGTCACCATGAACGCCCACTCGCTTGACGAGATGCACCAGCTCATCTCTGAAAAGATAGGCAGGGTAGAGGGTGTGCAAAAGACCGAGACGTTCATCGAGATGCGCAAGACGGTCAGGGAGCTTGCGTACCCGTCCTCGATAGAAAAGTAG
- the asd gene encoding aspartate-semialdehyde dehydrogenase produces the protein MLKVAVIGATGAVGQEFVVALNKHKWFQLTQVAASERSAGKKYVDALRDPNSGILKWHNREEVPEYVKNMTVSKVDDIKPENFDLIFTALESDDAKIIEPKFAKTTPVISTAAAFRYESDVPILIPGVNDDQADLLKAQGKNRGWKGFVAPLPNCTTTGLAITLKPVLDKFGINKVIMTSMQALSGAGRSPGVIALDITDNVIPYIPKEEEKVQVEAKKILGKFAKNAITPADFRVSCTCTRVPVLDGHTETVFVETAEAAEPEDVKKEMLKFSKGVSIGKLPSAPKEYIVVHDDPTRPQPRIDRELNDGMTTAVGRLRKDTAFDNGIKYVLLSHNEKMGSAKGAVLLAELLKDKQIL, from the coding sequence ATGCTCAAGGTAGCAGTGATAGGCGCCACCGGCGCTGTGGGTCAGGAATTCGTCGTGGCTCTCAACAAGCACAAGTGGTTCCAGCTTACGCAGGTGGCAGCTTCTGAAAGGTCGGCAGGCAAGAAATACGTCGATGCCCTTCGCGACCCCAATTCGGGGATACTGAAATGGCACAACCGCGAAGAAGTGCCCGAGTACGTCAAGAACATGACAGTCAGCAAGGTTGACGACATCAAGCCGGAGAACTTTGACCTCATATTCACCGCGCTAGAGTCTGACGATGCCAAGATAATCGAGCCCAAGTTTGCAAAAACCACGCCGGTCATAAGCACCGCTGCTGCATTTCGCTATGAATCAGATGTCCCGATACTCATCCCGGGCGTAAACGACGACCAGGCCGACCTCTTGAAGGCCCAGGGCAAGAACAGGGGCTGGAAAGGGTTCGTTGCTCCCTTGCCAAACTGCACCACCACCGGCCTTGCCATCACGCTAAAGCCGGTGCTTGACAAGTTTGGCATAAACAAGGTGATAATGACTTCGATGCAGGCTCTCTCCGGCGCAGGCAGGTCGCCGGGCGTAATCGCGCTTGACATCACCGACAACGTCATCCCCTACATACCAAAGGAAGAGGAAAAGGTGCAGGTCGAGGCGAAAAAGATCCTCGGCAAGTTCGCCAAAAACGCAATCACGCCGGCAGATTTCCGCGTCAGCTGCACCTGCACCCGCGTCCCGGTCCTTGACGGCCACACGGAGACTGTCTTTGTCGAGACGGCCGAGGCGGCAGAGCCGGAAGATGTGAAAAAAGAGATGCTGAAATTCTCAAAGGGCGTGTCAATAGGCAAGCTCCCGTCCGCGCCAAAGGAGTACATCGTGGTTCACGACGACCCAACCAGGCCACAGCCAAGGATTGACCGCGAGCTCAACGACGGCATGACGACGGCCGTAGGCAGGCTCCGCAAGGACACCGCCTTTGACAACGGCATCAAGTATGTGCTCCTGTCCCACAACGAAAAGATGGGATCTGCCAAGGGCGCAGTCCTTCTTGCAGAGTTGCTGAAGGACAAGCAGATCCTCTAG
- a CDS encoding pyridoxal phosphate-dependent aminotransferase, with protein sequence MTIAGACSHGGVYSIADHKKVRLDFSSSVNPLGAPARAVRAIERQAGRLAPVYPDPECRDLKKSLSRYLDVDAAQIAVGNGAAEIIYWFAQAFAKKRVVIPAPTFCEYELASEKAGAEVTFVPLSSDFALDAEAVIKSAKGADAVFMCNPNNPTGLLATDAVRKVIEGVDPSTKILLDECFIELVDKPKANTLVNMVRDCENLVVLRSLTKSFGMAGLRLGYSVSSLALVQAMQARKTPWNVNGLAQAAGIAALADGSHVARARALVARERRFLHDRIKSKTEFVPLKSDANYFLIQLPEGSNSTEFRDRLLKKTGVLVRDCSTFTGMDGRHIRVAVKTHRENVALVQALEAMKLDG encoded by the coding sequence ATGACGATAGCGGGCGCCTGCTCCCACGGAGGCGTCTACTCCATAGCGGACCACAAAAAGGTCAGGCTTGACTTTAGCTCAAGCGTCAACCCCCTTGGCGCGCCGGCAAGGGCGGTAAGGGCCATTGAGAGGCAGGCAGGCCGCCTTGCGCCCGTCTACCCTGACCCAGAGTGCCGCGACCTCAAAAAGAGCCTGTCGCGGTATCTCGATGTCGACGCAGCGCAGATAGCGGTGGGCAACGGCGCGGCAGAGATAATCTACTGGTTTGCGCAGGCGTTTGCAAAAAAGCGCGTGGTCATCCCGGCGCCCACGTTCTGCGAGTACGAGCTTGCTTCGGAAAAGGCAGGCGCGGAGGTGACGTTTGTCCCGCTGTCTTCAGACTTCGCGCTTGACGCCGAGGCAGTCATAAAAAGCGCCAAGGGCGCAGATGCCGTCTTTATGTGCAACCCAAACAACCCGACCGGCCTGCTGGCAACCGACGCTGTGAGAAAGGTGATTGAAGGCGTCGACCCTTCTACCAAGATTTTGCTGGACGAATGTTTTATCGAGCTCGTCGACAAACCCAAGGCAAACACGCTTGTAAACATGGTGCGCGACTGCGAAAACCTGGTGGTGCTGAGATCGCTGACCAAGTCGTTTGGGATGGCCGGCCTGCGGCTGGGCTACAGCGTATCCAGCCTCGCGCTTGTGCAAGCGATGCAGGCAAGGAAGACGCCGTGGAACGTCAACGGGCTTGCCCAGGCTGCGGGGATAGCGGCGCTTGCAGACGGGAGCCATGTCGCAAGGGCAAGGGCGCTCGTGGCAAGGGAGCGCAGGTTCCTGCATGACAGGATCAAAAGCAAGACAGAATTTGTGCCGCTGAAATCTGACGCAAATTATTTCTTGATACAGCTGCCAGAGGGCAGCAACTCGACAGAATTTCGCGACCGCCTCTTGAAAAAGACAGGGGTGCTTGTGCGCGACTGCAGCACCTTTACCGGCATGGATGGCAGGCACATCCGCGTCGCCGTCAAGACGCACAGGGAAAACGTCGCGCTTGTACAAGCGCTGGAGGCAATGAAACTGGATGGCTAG
- a CDS encoding cobyric acid synthase — MARRAKLLMVQGTSSGAGKSTLVAGLCRMYADRNYRVVPFKSQNMSSKLYLTKEGAKMAQAQAVQAVASKKQPDPRMNPILLKPLGEYRSEVIINGRFYSEMHARDYYEKFALKQGLPLALKALDGLRRENDLVIIEGAGSPAEINIAKYDIANMLLAEEVGAPVVIVADIERGGCFASMVGTLQLLKTRHRALVKGFLINKFRGDRSLLEPAITETQKLTKKRILGVIPKIDFDLPEEDSLVGSATVRTDLPQDAWDWQIGMLAKAIKDSIDVKRLDGIVGI, encoded by the coding sequence ATGGCTAGACGCGCAAAATTGTTGATGGTGCAGGGAACGTCGTCAGGAGCGGGCAAGAGCACGCTCGTGGCAGGGCTGTGCAGGATGTACGCAGACAGGAATTACAGGGTGGTCCCGTTCAAGTCGCAGAACATGTCGTCCAAGCTTTACCTTACAAAGGAAGGTGCAAAAATGGCGCAGGCGCAAGCGGTGCAGGCAGTCGCCTCAAAAAAGCAGCCTGACCCCCGCATGAACCCGATCCTGCTAAAGCCCCTTGGCGAGTATCGAAGCGAGGTCATAATCAACGGCAGGTTCTACTCCGAGATGCACGCACGCGACTATTACGAAAAATTTGCGCTAAAGCAGGGCCTGCCGCTTGCGCTAAAGGCGCTTGACGGGCTGCGGCGCGAAAACGACCTTGTAATTATCGAAGGGGCCGGCTCGCCGGCGGAGATAAACATCGCCAAGTATGACATTGCAAACATGCTCCTTGCAGAAGAGGTCGGGGCGCCCGTTGTTATCGTGGCAGACATTGAGCGCGGCGGGTGCTTTGCCAGCATGGTCGGGACGCTCCAGTTATTGAAAACAAGGCACAGGGCGCTTGTCAAGGGATTCTTGATAAACAAGTTCAGAGGCGACCGGTCGCTTTTAGAGCCGGCGATAACAGAGACGCAAAAGCTGACCAAAAAGCGCATCCTTGGCGTCATACCAAAGATCGACTTTGACCTGCCGGAGGAAGACTCGCTTGTTGGCAGTGCTACTGTAAGGACGGACCTGCCGCAGGACGCATGGGACTGGCAGATAGGCATGCTTGCAAAGGCAATAAAAGACAGCATAGACGTAAAGAGGCTGGACGGGATAGTGGGCATCTGA
- a CDS encoding cobalamin biosynthesis protein has protein sequence MLLALIASLAGGIGLDVVAGDPPNRYHPVAWLGRLIGYFVPRLKAGSRAKERAKGAAFAILFVALVGAGVHLAAMVSLYLAGAVALAIFSAIILKVTVAVRGMDRHARAIMACLENGDLPGARQNLSRIVRRPTENLDEQHVLSATIECVSESTVDGITGPVFYYSLLGPAGAFAYRTINTLDSMVAYRDDYYRDIGWMSARLDTLANYVPARITAFLMVISARMLGADWKNSLGILQRDHNKTFSPNAGYPMATMAGALRIRLEKIGHYALGDSQEQASLEKCRTAIAMMKLTTLLFSLAFSVPAMSVLYLAGWWRLLLGLP, from the coding sequence ATGCTGCTTGCTCTCATTGCCAGCCTTGCCGGAGGCATTGGCCTTGACGTTGTCGCAGGCGACCCGCCAAACCGCTACCATCCTGTGGCATGGCTTGGCCGGCTCATTGGCTATTTCGTCCCGCGGCTCAAGGCAGGGTCAAGGGCAAAGGAGCGGGCCAAGGGCGCAGCTTTTGCAATACTTTTTGTTGCACTTGTCGGCGCCGGCGTGCACCTTGCCGCCATGGTAAGCCTGTACCTAGCCGGCGCCGTTGCGCTGGCGATATTTTCCGCGATAATCCTAAAGGTCACGGTTGCCGTGCGCGGAATGGACAGACACGCTCGGGCAATAATGGCCTGCCTTGAAAATGGGGACCTGCCCGGCGCAAGGCAGAACCTGTCGAGGATAGTGCGCCGGCCCACAGAGAACCTTGACGAGCAGCACGTGCTTTCTGCCACGATAGAATGTGTCAGCGAAAGCACGGTTGACGGCATCACAGGGCCGGTCTTTTATTATTCACTGCTTGGGCCTGCAGGCGCTTTTGCGTACAGGACAATAAACACGCTTGACTCGATGGTCGCCTACAGAGACGACTATTACAGAGACATTGGCTGGATGTCCGCCCGGCTTGACACCCTTGCCAACTATGTGCCTGCGCGAATCACCGCTTTTCTTATGGTCATATCTGCAAGGATGCTGGGTGCCGACTGGAAGAACTCGCTTGGGATCTTGCAGCGTGACCACAACAAGACGTTCTCGCCAAATGCCGGCTACCCGATGGCCACCATGGCTGGCGCGCTCAGGATACGCTTGGAGAAAATAGGCCACTACGCACTTGGCGACAGCCAAGAGCAGGCATCTCTTGAAAAGTGCAGGACGGCAATTGCGATGATGAAACTTACAACACTTTTGTTTTCCCTTGCGTTTTCCGTGCCGGCAATGTCAGTTTTATATCTGGCCGGCTGGTGGAGGCTCTTGCTTGGCCTCCCTTAA
- the cobS gene encoding adenosylcobinamide-GDP ribazoletransferase — protein MASLKPVQSVLAFLTIIPVGKKDGDHDIHYIAKNMYLFPVAGAIVGIMAGGMAFGISPFLPPLLVGLLVAGALVILTGVHHTDALADFADGMMAKGDKEKKRKAMMDPAVGSAGVAALVMYFAGMIIVFNTGFSGGIKILTSIIAAEVIAKYIMVLLTYRGTSAWEGFSSPFTAAMKDGKKMLAATAIMLPIVWFSTGYAGMAALGVSVALGALVRHAAKRSFGGISGDVLGASNEVARLASLIVLSSLPPVVMTL, from the coding sequence TTGGCCTCCCTTAAGCCGGTCCAGTCGGTGCTGGCATTTCTCACTATAATCCCTGTCGGCAAGAAGGACGGCGATCACGATATCCACTACATTGCCAAGAATATGTACCTCTTTCCGGTGGCCGGCGCCATTGTGGGCATCATGGCAGGCGGCATGGCCTTTGGCATATCGCCATTTCTGCCTCCGCTCCTTGTCGGCCTGCTGGTCGCAGGGGCGCTCGTGATACTGACTGGCGTGCACCACACCGACGCGCTTGCCGACTTTGCAGACGGCATGATGGCCAAGGGCGACAAGGAGAAGAAACGAAAGGCGATGATGGATCCGGCTGTCGGCTCTGCCGGCGTTGCAGCTCTTGTCATGTACTTTGCAGGCATGATAATCGTGTTCAACACCGGCTTTTCTGGTGGCATAAAGATCCTGACAAGCATAATCGCCGCCGAGGTGATTGCAAAATACATCATGGTTCTTCTTACGTACAGGGGCACGTCGGCGTGGGAGGGTTTCAGCTCGCCCTTTACCGCGGCCATGAAGGATGGAAAGAAGATGCTTGCCGCGACTGCCATCATGCTCCCAATCGTGTGGTTTTCCACCGGCTATGCAGGCATGGCCGCGCTTGGAGTCTCTGTTGCGCTCGGCGCACTTGTGAGACACGCTGCAAAGAGGAGCTTTGGAGGCATCTCCGGCGACGTGCTTGGCGCGTCCAACGAAGTTGCCCGGCTTGCATCGCTCATCGTCCTTTCTTCGTTGCCGCCGGTAGTGATGACGCTTTGA
- a CDS encoding NTP transferase domain-containing protein: MCGGRGTRMQQQPETEKPMTELAGRRFVERVALALKESGRFERIVAAVSPSTPATKEFLLSTAEDIAETIDTPGAGYPQDLAILLEKLAPAKVLVVPADVPLLTAAIVSEIVDKLAAVGAPAASIAIEKSFAESIGVAPSVAFGDLCHSGITLFDSTRAKGTAMMVEERYVIMNRVEVALNVNTKREKEVAESLVKRANDLAGNNRL; encoded by the coding sequence ATGTGTGGGGGAAGAGGCACCCGCATGCAGCAGCAACCAGAAACTGAAAAGCCGATGACAGAGCTTGCAGGCAGGCGCTTTGTCGAGCGCGTGGCGCTTGCGCTAAAAGAATCAGGCCGGTTTGAAAGAATAGTTGCGGCAGTTTCGCCAAGCACGCCGGCGACAAAGGAGTTCCTGCTGTCAACAGCAGAAGATATCGCCGAAACAATAGATACTCCGGGCGCCGGCTACCCGCAGGACCTTGCGATTTTGCTTGAAAAGCTTGCGCCGGCAAAGGTGCTCGTGGTGCCTGCAGATGTGCCTCTCCTGACCGCGGCAATAGTAAGCGAAATCGTTGACAAGCTTGCAGCGGTTGGTGCACCCGCAGCGTCCATTGCAATCGAGAAAAGCTTTGCAGAGAGCATCGGAGTTGCGCCAAGCGTCGCTTTTGGAGACCTCTGCCATTCGGGCATCACCTTGTTTGACTCTACGCGTGCAAAAGGCACGGCGATGATGGTAGAAGAGCGTTACGTCATCATGAACAGGGTAGAAGTCGCGCTGAACGTGAATACAAAAAGGGAAAAAGAGGTTGCAGAGTCACTGGTCAAGCGTGCCAATGACCTTGCCGGAAATAACCGCCTTTGA
- a CDS encoding 30S ribosomal protein S27e, with the protein MKRENILVPKPRSNFISVQCEKCGARTVIFSHTTSEIKCSGCGEILATSSGSKAVISGKVIGTLDQ; encoded by the coding sequence ATGAAGAGAGAGAACATACTGGTTCCAAAACCGCGGAGCAACTTTATTTCCGTCCAGTGCGAAAAGTGTGGCGCAAGGACCGTCATATTCTCGCACACCACGTCTGAAATCAAGTGCTCCGGATGCGGCGAGATACTTGCCACGAGCTCTGGCTCAAAGGCGGTTATTTCCGGCAAGGTCATTGGCACGCTTGACCAGTGA
- a CDS encoding 50S ribosomal protein L44e, which yields MKMEKEMRKFCPRCKTHTMQSVAIYKKGKDRTVAEGARRHAEDKKGYGGQKFPELKRTAKTTKKITLRYTCKTCQRKTMKEGRRIRKLEI from the coding sequence ATGAAGATGGAGAAGGAGATGCGCAAGTTCTGCCCCCGGTGCAAGACGCATACCATGCAGTCTGTTGCAATATACAAAAAGGGCAAGGACAGGACAGTGGCAGAGGGCGCTCGCAGGCACGCCGAGGACAAAAAGGGATACGGCGGCCAGAAATTCCCCGAGCTTAAAAGGACTGCCAAGACCACGAAAAAGATAACTTTGCGCTATACATGCAAGACCTGCCAGAGAAAGACCATGAAGGAAGGGCGCAGGATACGCAAGCTGGAGATTTGA
- a CDS encoding thioesterase family protein: MSIDFGSRVRVGAVKERTITVDSNMTTSFLWEGENVLSTPAMIMEMEETCRLLLKEQAIPEAEWDSVGTIVDIRHLAATPVGAQVFLKAKVTSVNGRQVMFEVEASDRLEKIGEGRHERFIINVPRFRAKFGEKQKQLGM, encoded by the coding sequence ATGAGCATCGATTTTGGATCCAGGGTCAGAGTGGGCGCGGTAAAAGAGCGTACCATCACGGTCGATTCCAACATGACTACAAGCTTTCTCTGGGAGGGCGAAAACGTGCTTTCCACTCCAGCCATGATAATGGAGATGGAAGAAACCTGCCGGCTCTTGCTCAAGGAACAGGCCATCCCCGAAGCAGAGTGGGACTCGGTTGGCACCATAGTCGACATCAGGCACTTGGCGGCAACGCCCGTGGGCGCTCAGGTGTTTCTGAAGGCAAAAGTGACTTCTGTGAACGGCAGGCAGGTCATGTTCGAGGTAGAAGCCAGCGACAGGCTTGAGAAGATAGGGGAAGGCAGGCACGAGCGCTTTATCATCAACGTGCCAAGGTTCCGGGCCAAGTTTGGCGAGAAGCAGAAACAGCTTGGGATGTGA